One region of Choristoneura fumiferana chromosome 3, NRCan_CFum_1, whole genome shotgun sequence genomic DNA includes:
- the Hydr2 gene encoding abhydrolase domain-containing protein 2 — protein sequence MSTVLLAVVAVILCVLFRILNVNSQPQKPVIYGRDRNFIENILFVSPFLHEPYIPTRLWGFSGHVQTILHSLIGRVRCPWPIGARISLVLPDKSTLTYDLYEPVGSEHQDDVTVAICPGIGNTSESVYIRTYVHYSQCHGYRCAVLNHIGALNSVPVTGARIFSYGHADDYAYMIDNLTERYPNSKLILVGFSLGGNLITKYLGEERKRPSNIIGGISICQGYNAIDTLVYLLQWQNFRRFYLYIMTDNYRNIITRHKRMLLSPDLKAKYGLDENMIVSAGTLPDLDEAYSRKVHGFESVADLYKWSSSAFYLHNIKTPMVFINARDDPIVPEPLLPLIREFASSHDKTMFLEIAHGGHLGFYEGGLIYANPVTWLDRALVGLAGGLLMAHDKCAAKDMAACSEYPSEDEPDLIKSATIVYRDPLDKKPQKACS from the exons ATGTCTACAGTACTATTAGCCGTCGTGGCTGTAATATTGTGTGTACTTTTCCGTATACTTAACGTTAACAGCCAGCCTCAGAAACCTGTGATTTATGGGAGGGATCGGAACTTTATTGAGAATATCTTATTCGTTTCGCCCTTTCTTCATGAGCC CTACATTCCAACTCGTTTGTGGGGCTTCAGCGGCCATGTCCAGACTATCTTGCACAGCCTCATAGGCCGGGTCCGCTGTCCCTGGCCTATCGGAGCACGCATATCATTAGTCTTGCCTGATAAATCGACACTCACCTACGACCTGTATGAACCAGTGGGATCAGAGCATCAAG ACGACGTGACAGTAGCAATATGCCCGGGCATCGGGAATACTTCCGAGAGCGTGTACATTAGGACCTACGTCCACTACTCGCAATGTCACGGCTACCGCTGCGCAGTCCTCAACCACATCGGCGCGCTCAACAGCGTGCCCGTCACTGGAGCAAGAATCTTCTCATACG GTCATGCCGACGACTATGCTTACATGATAGATAATTTGACGGAGCGCTATCCAAATTCTAAGCTTATACTAGTCGGATTCAGCCTCGGAGGCAACCTCATTACCAAATACCTGGGCGAGGAACGGAAGAGACCCTCTAACATAATAGGAGGAATCTCCATATGTCAGGGATACAATGCTATTga CACTCTGGTGTACCTACTCCAGTGGCAGAACTTCCGCCGGTTTTATCTCTACATAATGACTGACAACTATCGCAACATTATTACGCGGCATAAACGTATGCTGCTGAGTCCTGACCTCAAAGCTAAATATGGTCTCGATGAAAATATGATCGTCTCTGCCGGCACCTTGCCGGATTTAGATGAAGCTTATTCTAG GAAAGTTCACGGATTCGAGTCCGTGGCAGATCTCTATAAATGGAGCTCATCGGCGTTCTACTTGCACAATATAAAAACCCCGATGGTCTTCATAAACGCGCGAGACGACCCCATCGTACCTGAGCCACTGTTACCTCTTATCAGAGAATTTGCCA GCTCGCACGACAAAACCATGTTCTTGGAGATTGCTCATGGAGGGCACCTGGGCTTCTACGAAGGCGGGCTGATTTACGCGAACCCAGTGACATGGCTGGACCGTGCATTGGTTGGCCTGGCCGGTGGTCTGCTTATGGCACACGACAAGTGCGCGGCCAAAGATATGGCCGCTTGCTCAGAATACCCCTCCGAGGACGAACCCGACCTCATCAAATCAGCCACCATCGTCTACCGGGACCCATTAGACAAAAAACCACAAAAAGCATGCTCATGA
- the PlexB gene encoding plexin B: MAAFRTVLVIIFWLWSTIVYGYEFISQYPNQQNETFHFYHLAVDKVSGQVYAGSLNALHQLSPDLKPIHIIRTGPKLDNPMCHASGCPSAEIIKTTKIDNVNKILVIDQESRLVITCGSVAQGSCYKYKLGDIAAEPEFLPESVAANDAEASTYAFIGPERYNSWDRSNVLYVGTTFTNIGDYRHDVPAISSRDLMTLRLAQSTFSKQSSIQIDVKYRDNFLVQYVYGFNASDYAYFLIIQKHSHLAGNEELGYVSRLARTCVNDDNYNSYTEVTLECNVREDINGKSEDVNYNLVQDAKIAKAGTNLATQLGIEAGDPILVTSFSPSRGITNEPVAKSAICVFSLQEIDIKFNENVHMCFNGSTKSRNMGYISGMISDGKCPTVGSTGNILNFCEVGLKISGLYPIQTTPVIYWMDTLVTSVTMSVTSLHTVAFLGTNDGKLKKVLIDADKALQYANDELLPGQRILPDTTLSPYQRTLYVLARNTIVQIPTEKCAEHSDCSSCLESNDPHCGWCSLEKRCTVQSLCQKGTQSAPRWLSQYTGQQCIDFEQIMPDRISVNEITTVQLVIRTLPELPFGATYKCVFGNAPPIDAAVTSNGLACPTPDIKHRPKISQNQDHAYVPLSVHSSETNKDFVSRNFAFYDCSKHTTCHSCIMSDWACNWCIYDNRCTHDTSVCQRTIISGENNPSKLLNHGIGHCPRIRQYKRQILLPNNVPKELELEVENLPHLQPGHTGFQCIVSIELANMILPARVESNHFIVCDKTTYSYEEDVGEYNVSVKVVWNHKHYIDTINITLYKCEILGSHREHADCSLCITRNSVYQCTWCGNSCSYSESCLENPVTECPKPRIDMIKPLSGPIEGGTIVTIEGSNLGLRVEEVTGKVRIGEVPCVIVDFEVSVSITCRTGASNGSSVAPVIVENDAGYTESSVLFSYKNIKLQGVYPALGPVSGGTQLAIGGQHLNTGSAISAYLDELPCSVNKTQTSNSRLICITPKANMPRVIHTITVAIDNANRTLNGDLYNYTADPTIMEIKPLKSFVSGGRMITVHGTNLNTIQKPLMKLYYANELVPVNYTSCVVLNSNQMECPSPAINKKYFEILQATAAQTSTPQIAMKVGFVMDDVETMHDLEKYFNPPRTHMVFVEDPHVYQFPNRIKSYKGDPLVIEGENLIRASDETDVVVTIGTQPCNVTSLTMQQLLCTPPEIQPLNTDENGVQITDITLPMVVVKVGKNLRFPIGYLHYELLRNYNFPPEAIAGIAAGTFFLVLIFMIVLVMYRRRSTKAEREYKRIQIQMDTLESNVRLECKLAFAELQTDMSDLAADLEHSGIPTLDHVNYVMKVFFPGVSDHPILNVQRQFINTPRTNYDAAMIQFEQLLNNKCFLLSFIDTLEAQKSFNIRDKVNVASLLMIILMGKMEYATDILKSLLLRLIDKSVCNKHPQLMLRRTESVVEKMLTNWMALCMYYYLKDYAGSSLFLLFKAIKHQIEKGVVDAITHEARYSLSEEKLLKEQIDYQIVTLHIVQDDFDEKVQCKVLDCDSISQVKSKILDALFKNTPFSLRPSVHEVDLEWRHGRGGHVTLQDEDVTTKTVNSWRKLNTLAHYGVKESAIMSLISRQNDSFNTSYKIPCKNCTGIYCSNSHIRVYNSDVNDQNVHFYHLVRPIEYQHIINKSSEHSHKAIPEIFLTRLLSTKGTVHKFVDDFFSTILTVNEVLPPAVKWLFDLFDEAARTHGIMNPEVVHAWKSNSLPLRFWVNLIKNPDFIFDINKTATVDSSLSVIAQTFMDACSLTEHRLCKDSPSNKLLFAKDLPTYRDMVIQFYQAVSQLPQVTDQELSTSMQQLSVQQLNEFDTLSALKELYIYVSKYREQIILGLEMDPLCNKMHLAHKLDNVACTMEGDPTSIC, translated from the coding sequence ATGGCTGCTTTCAGGACAGTATTAGTCATAATATTCTGGCTTTGGAGCACAATAGTTTACGGATACGAATTCATATCACAATACCCCAATCAACAGAATGAGACATTCCACTTCTATCACCTCGCTGTCGATAAAGTCAGTGGACAGGTGTACGCAGGATCGCTGAATGCACTGCATCAGCTTAGTCCCGACTTGAAGCCCATACACATAATACGAACTGGGCCGAAGCTCGATAATCCTATGTGCCATGCGAGCGGTTGTCCCTCTGCCGAAATAATCAAAACAACGAAGATCGACAATGTGAATAAAATACTAGTGATCGATCAGGAGTCCAGATTAGTGATTACGTGTGGTTCCGTGGCTCAGGGTTCCTGCTACAAGTACAAACTGGGTGACATCGCCGCTGAGCCGGAGTTCCTGCCTGAGAGCGTCGCGGCCAACGATGCTGAAGCCTCCACGTACGCCTTCATCGGGCCCGAGCGGTACAACTCCTGGGACAGGTCCAATGTGCTGTATGTTGGCACCACATTCACTAACATAGGGGACTACAGGCACGATGTTCCTGCAATTTCCAGCCGCGATCTCATGACGCTCAGGCTTGCCCAGTCTACATTCTCCAAGCAAAGCTCCATTCAAATTGATGTGAAGTATAGAGATAACTTTTTGGTGCAATATGTGTATGGTTTTAATGCCAGTGACTATGCTTACTTCTTAATAATTCAAAAGCATTCCCACCTAGCAGGTAATGAAGAACTGGGATATGTGTCACGTCTCGCCCGGACTTGTGTCAATGATGATAACTACAACAGCTATACAGAAGTCACTCTTGAGTGTAATGTGCGAGAGGACATTAATGGTAAGAGTGAAGATGTCAATTACAACTTAGTTCAAGATGCTAAAATAGCTAAGGCTGGGACTAACCTGGCCACCCAGCTTGGTATTGAGGCAGGAGACCCCATACTGGTCACATCCTTCAGTCCATCAAGAGGTATCACTAACGAACCAGTAGCTAAGTCAGCAATATGTGTTTTTTCTTTACAAGAAATCGATATTAAGTTCAATGAAAATGTTCATATGTGTTTCAACGGTAGTACTAAATCTCGCAATATGGGCTACATATCAGGGATGATATCAGATGGTAAATGTCCCACTGTGGGTTCTACAGgcaatatacttaatttttgtgAAGTTGGTCTTAAGATAAGTGGTCTGTACCCTATACAAACTACACCAGTTATCTACTGGATGGATACTCTAGTGACTTCTGTTACAATGTCTGTCACTAGTTTACACACAGTTGCATTTTTAGGTACCAATGATGGCAAGctcaaaaaagttttaattgatGCAGATAAAGCATTGCAGTATGCAAATGATGAGCTATTGCCAGGGCAAAGAATATTGCCAGATACAACTTTATCACCATACCAGAGAACACTGTATGTATTAGCAAGAAACACAATAGTCCAAATCCCTACAGAGAAGTGTGCTGAACATAGTGACTGTTCATCATGCCTCGAGTCTAATGATCCCCACTGTGGCTGGTGTTCACTAGAAAAACGCTGCACTGTGCAAAGTTTGTGTCAAAAAGGCACACAAAGTGCCCCCAGGTGGTTATCCCAATACACAGGCCAGCAGTGCATTGACTTTGAACAAATCATGCCTGATAGAATATCAGTAAATGAAATAACTACAGTACAACTTGTTATTAGAACTCTACCTGAACTTCCCTTTGGTGCCACATACAAATGTGTATTTGGTAATGCTCCCCCTATAGATGCTGCAGTCACATCAAATGGTCTAGCTTGTCCTACCCCAGATATTAAACATAGACCTAAAATATCTCAGAACCAAGACCATGCATATGTGCCCCTCTCAGTACATTCATCAGAAACAAATAAAGATTTTGTTTCTAGGAACTTTGCTTTCTATGATTGTTCTAAGCATACAACATGTCATTCCTGCATAATGAGTGATTGGGCGTGTAATTGGTGTATTTATGATAATAGATGCACACACGACACCTCAGTGTGTCAAAGAACTATTATTAGTGGGGAAAACAACCCTTCTAAGTTATTGAACCATGGCATTGGGCATTGCCCTCGAATAAGGCAGTACAAACGTCAAATTCTCTTACCCAATAATGTACCTAAAGAGTTAGAGCTAGAGGTTGAAAACTTACCACATTTACAACCTGGACATACAGGGTTCCAATGTATTGTAAGTATAGAACTGGCTAACATGATACTACCTGCAAGAGTTGAATCCAatcattttattgtatgtgACAAAACTACTTATTCTTATGAAGAAGATGTTGGGGAGTATAATGTTAGTGTAAAGGTGGTTTGGAATCATAAGCACTACATAGATACCATAAACATCACTCTATACAAATGTGAAATTCTAGGATCTCACAGAGAGCATGCTGATTGTTCTCTTTGTATCACGCGCAACTCTGTTTACCAGTGCACATGGTGTGGAAATTCCTGCTCTTACAGTGAATCATGTCTCGAAAACCCTGTAACTGAATGTCCCAAACCCCGCATAGACATGATTAAACCATTGAGTGGGCCTATAGAGGGTGGAACGATTGTAACAATAGAGGGTAGTAATCTTGGGTTAAGAGTTGAAGAAGTTACTGGAAAAGTCCGAATTGGTGAAGTGCCATGTGTAATCGTGGATTTTGAGGTATCTGTCAGCATAACATGTCGCACTGGAGCCTCAAATGGATCGTCAGTAGCACCAGTGATTGTAGAAAATGACGCTGGATATACTGAGTCCTCAGTCTTGTTcagctataaaaatataaagctgCAAGGCGTTTACCCTGCGCTTGGCCCCGTGTCAGGTGGAACACAACTCGCGATTGGAGGGCAGCACTTAAATACTGGATCAGCAATTTCAGCATACCTGGATGAACTGCCATGTTCTGTTAATAAAACTCAAACATCAAATAGTAGACTAATTTGCATAACTCCCAAAGCTAATATGCCTCGCGTTATTCACACAATAACTGTCGCTATCGATAATGCTAATCGCACGCTGAACGGCgacctatataattatacagcaGACCCAACTATAATGGAAATTAAGCCGTTAAAAAGTTTTGTTTCTGGAGGACGGATGATAACAGTTCATGGTACTAATTTAAATACTATTCAGAAACCATTAATGAAATTATACTATGCTAATGAATTAGTTCCTGTTAATTATACATCATGTGTCGTGTTGAACTCGAATCAAATGGAATGCCCAAGTcctgcaataaataaaaagtattttgagattttacaaGCTACTGCGGCTCAAACAAGTACACCACAAATAGCTATGAAAGTTGGTTTTGTTATGGATGATGTAGAAACTATGCATGATTTGGAGAAATACTTCAACCCTCCCAGAACTCACATGGTTTTTGTGGAGGATCCTCATGTTTATCAATTTCCAAACAGAATTAAATCGTATAAAGGAGATCCTCTCGTCATAGAAGGAGAAAATCTAATAAGAGCTAGTGACGAAACAGATGTGGTTGTTACTATTGGAACTCAGCCATGTAATGTTACCAGTCTAACCATGCAACAGCTTCTTTGCACTCCACCCGAAATTCAACCATTAAATACAGATGAAAATGGTGTTCAAATAACTGATATTACTCTGCCCATGGTAGTGGTTAAAGTGGgaaaaaatttaaggtttcctATTGGATATCTTCACTATGAATTACTAAGAAATTACAATTTTCCACCGGAAGCAATTGCAGGAATTGCAGCCGGTACCTTTTTCTTGGTACTTATATTCATGATAGTTTTAGTCATGTATCGACGCAGAAGTACAAAAGCTGAAAGAGAATATAAACGAATACAAATACAGATGGATACATTGGAAAGTAATGTAAGACTTGAATGCAAGTTGGCTTTTGCAGAATTACAGACCGATATGTCAGACTTGGCCGCTGATTTGGAACATTCCGGCATCCCAACGCTTGATCATGTAAATTACGTAATGAAAGTATTTTTCCCAGGTGTATCAGACCATCCAATTTTAAATGTTCAACGACAATTTATAAACACACCTCGAACTAACTACGATGCAGCCATGATTCAATTCGAACAACTTTTGAATAATAAATGTTTCCTTTTGTCATTTATAGACACTTTAGAAGCTCAAAAATCTTTCAACATCCGTGATAAAGTGAATGTAGCTTCCTTGTTGATGATAATTTTGATGGGGAAAATGGAATATGCCACTGATATCCTCAAGTCGCTTCTATTGCGTCTTATTGACAAATCTGTCTGTAACAAACATCCTCAACTTATGTTGCGAAGAACTGAAAGTGTTGTCGAGAAAATGCTTACAAATTGGATGGCATTATGCATGTATTATTATCTGAAGGATTATGCTGGTTCGTCACTTTTCTTGCTATTTAAAGCTATTAAACATCAAATCGAAAAGGGTGTGGTTGATGCTATTACTCACGAAGCTCGTTATTCGTTGTCAGAAGAAAAACTTTTGAAAGAGCAGATTGATTATCAAATCGTGACACTGCATATTGTACAAGATGATTTCGATGAAAAAGTCCAATGCAAAGTTTTAGACTGCGATAGTATATCACAAGTTAAATCTAAAATACTTGACGCTTTGTTTAAAAATACCCCGTTTTCACTACGACCATCCGTCCATGAAGTTGATCTTGAATGGCGGCATGGGAGAGGAGGACATGTGACACTTCAAGATGAAGATGTTACTACGAAAACAGTGAATAGCTGGCGGAAGTTGAATACACTAGCTCATTACGGTGTTAAGGAATCCGCGATTATGTCCTTAATATCCCGACAAAACGATAGTTTTAATACCTCCTATAAAATTCCTTGCAAGAATTGCACCGGCATCTACTGTTCAAACTCTCATATAAGAGTATACAATAGTGACGTCAATGACCAAAATGTACATTTCTACCACTTGGTGAGGCCTATTGAATACCAACATATTATTAACAAATCGTCTGAACACAGTCACAAAGCTATACCAGAAATATTTCTTACTAGGCTTTTGTCGACGAAAGGCACAGTCCACAAGTTTGTTGACGACTTCTTCAGCACTATACTTACGGTAAATGAAGTGCTGCCTCCTGCAGTTAAATGGCTGTTTGACCTCTTTGATGAGGCTGCCAGGACCCACGGTATTATGAATCCCGAAGTGGTCCACGCGTGGAAATCCAATAGTTTACCTCTGCGATTTTGGGTGAACTTGATAAAGAATCCcgatttcatttttgatatcAACAAAACAGCAACTGTGGATTCATCCTTGTCTGTGATCGCTCAAACCTTCATGGATGCCTGTTCGTTAACAGAGCACCGATTGTGCAAAGACTCTCCATCAAATAAACTATTGTTTGCGAAAGATCTTCCTACGTACAGGGATATGGTGATACAGTTCTATCAAGCAGTTTCACAATTACCTCAAGTGACAGATCAGGAACTAAGCACATCAATGCAACAACTTTCCGTGCAGCAATTAAATGAATTCGATACACTTTCGGCCCTAAAAGAACTATACATTTATGTTAGTAAGTATAGAGAACAAATAATTTTAGGGCTAGAAATGGACCCACTTTGTAACAAAATGCACTTAGCCCATAAATTAGATAACGTAGCGTGCACAATGGAAGGCGATCCTACATCTATATGCTGA